One window of Methanobrevibacter sp. genomic DNA carries:
- a CDS encoding CDP-glycerol glycerophosphotransferase family protein, with protein MYNFSVIIYFSNDERYLKEAIESVINQTIDFNLIQLILVDNGSTDVTSSIAFNYQDKYSNVEVYSKNDFNLNLINGEYVNFFSPNAKFDRDVFSKVSKHFDKSSIIALSDKNRTVDIFRDYENHLVDCHSCFFKREILNSSHINFFELNRLLFENNELILVDASYEFLNEAEIGEDFFNLDYHLKLIEYSKNKSANVADFIKYNIACDLTKYYNVSSSDILSKKEFIEFHDSLNRVLSHIDEEFITSNEHVTPYVESFLMFLKNREFHVEVESDNVVLKSGDYVINSLKDMHIIVDIIEVIDNTLNISLCFRSCCDYDYLSLNAFKLKEDGTSEQFDAKFFDYPTTNRYPIESIGYFWKFDYSCDLKIPLREHEKSRIYFKLIYEENGKSVCIQNPLQFQNYDAGLSKVSNYLIKDNHMVIYSGESFLVQDYSFAKSLKLEIISILKMIKDHNSSTLPAIFYHLLFLFAYPFMKNKRIWLFQDRVDVADDNAKHLFEYAIGQDDNIKKYYVISGECEDFKMMKRISDDIIRLGSFKNKFYYMFCEKIISSHVNHSWLNPFFNPKRPYYNGLLTVEKCFLQHGVIKDDLSSWLRKYFQNLHLFLTSSDYERDSIFSRNYNYEENVVHVFGLPRHDNLKFGVSKKEILFAPTWRKNLTNRIVFEKSDYFKRLNSFLNNEKLLSNLKSNGYKLVFKPHYDLLPFMDLFNIPDDVEVNVTDSYQTLFNDSALLITDYSSVFFDFAFLKKPVIYYHEGNDYHYIEGYFKYNTMGFGPVVECEDDLVDKIIQYIANGCVMEDEYKERVSDFFKYHDQRNCSRVYDWLYEN; from the coding sequence ATGTATAATTTCTCAGTGATTATTTATTTTTCAAATGATGAAAGATATCTCAAGGAAGCTATTGAATCAGTAATCAATCAGACAATTGATTTTAACTTGATTCAGTTAATTCTGGTAGATAACGGTTCAACTGATGTTACTTCAAGCATTGCTTTTAATTATCAGGACAAATACTCTAATGTTGAGGTTTATAGCAAAAATGATTTTAATTTAAATCTAATAAATGGGGAATATGTTAATTTCTTCTCACCTAATGCCAAATTTGATAGGGATGTTTTTTCTAAAGTATCTAAGCATTTTGACAAAAGCAGCATAATTGCATTATCTGATAAAAACAGGACAGTTGACATTTTCCGAGATTATGAAAATCATTTGGTTGATTGTCATTCCTGCTTTTTTAAAAGGGAAATTTTAAACAGTTCTCATATTAACTTTTTCGAGCTAAACCGGCTGTTGTTTGAAAATAATGAGCTGATTCTTGTTGATGCCAGCTATGAATTTTTAAATGAAGCGGAGATTGGTGAGGATTTTTTCAATCTGGATTATCATTTAAAACTTATTGAGTATTCTAAAAATAAGTCAGCCAATGTCGCAGACTTTATCAAATATAATATTGCCTGTGATTTGACCAAATATTATAATGTTTCATCATCTGATATTTTATCAAAAAAGGAGTTCATAGAATTTCATGATTCGCTAAACAGGGTTCTTTCACATATTGATGAGGAATTCATCACCAGCAATGAACATGTTACACCTTATGTTGAATCCTTTTTAATGTTTTTAAAAAATAGGGAATTTCACGTTGAAGTTGAATCGGATAATGTAGTCTTAAAGTCCGGTGATTATGTAATCAATTCCCTAAAGGACATGCACATAATAGTTGATATAATTGAAGTAATTGACAACACTTTAAACATTTCATTATGCTTTAGAAGCTGCTGTGACTATGATTATTTGTCTCTCAATGCTTTTAAGCTCAAAGAGGACGGGACCAGCGAACAATTTGATGCAAAATTCTTTGACTATCCGACAACAAACAGATATCCTATCGAGTCAATTGGGTATTTTTGGAAATTCGACTACTCATGTGATTTGAAAATACCCTTGCGTGAGCATGAAAAATCAAGAATATATTTTAAGTTGATATATGAGGAGAATGGAAAATCTGTTTGCATTCAAAACCCACTGCAATTTCAAAATTATGATGCGGGACTTTCTAAGGTGTCAAATTATCTGATTAAGGACAATCACATGGTAATCTACAGTGGTGAAAGTTTTCTGGTACAGGATTATTCATTTGCAAAATCTTTAAAGCTTGAAATAATCTCCATTTTAAAAATGATTAAGGACCACAATTCATCAACCCTGCCTGCAATATTTTATCATTTGCTTTTTCTTTTCGCATATCCGTTCATGAAAAACAAGAGGATATGGCTGTTCCAGGACCGTGTTGATGTGGCTGATGACAATGCCAAACATCTTTTTGAATATGCAATCGGGCAGGACGATAATATTAAAAAGTATTATGTGATAAGCGGAGAGTGTGAAGACTTTAAAATGATGAAACGCATCAGTGATGATATTATTCGCTTAGGGTCTTTTAAAAATAAATTTTATTATATGTTTTGTGAAAAAATCATTTCATCTCATGTAAATCACAGCTGGCTTAATCCGTTTTTCAATCCGAAACGCCCATACTACAATGGCCTTTTGACAGTTGAGAAATGTTTCCTCCAGCATGGAGTAATAAAGGATGACCTGTCAAGCTGGCTTAGGAAATACTTCCAAAATCTGCATCTCTTTTTAACATCTTCTGATTATGAGAGGGATTCAATATTCAGCAGAAATTACAATTATGAAGAAAATGTCGTACATGTTTTTGGCCTTCCGCGTCATGATAACTTAAAATTCGGTGTTAGTAAAAAGGAGATACTGTTTGCACCGACATGGAGAAAAAACCTGACCAACAGGATAGTCTTTGAAAAATCAGATTATTTTAAAAGACTGAACAGTTTTTTAAACAATGAAAAATTATTAAGTAATTTAAAAAGTAATGGTTATAAACTGGTGTTCAAACCCCATTATGATTTATTGCCTTTTATGGACCTTTTTAACATTCCGGATGATGTCGAGGTCAATGTCACTGATTCATATCAGACATTATTCAATGACTCAGCATTGCTTATCACCGATTACTCAAGCGTCTTTTTTGATTTTGCATTTCTTAAAAAACCGGTGATATATTACCATGAGGGAAATGACTATCATTATATTGAAGGTTATTTCAAATATAATACAATGGGCTTCGGACCGGTGGTTGAATGTGAAGATGATCTGGTTGACAAAATCATACAATACATCGCCAACGGTTGCGTTATGGAAGATGAATACAAGGAAAGGGTAAGTGATTTTTTCAAATATCACGACCAGAGAAATTGCAGTCGAGTTTATGATTGGCTATATGAAAATTAG
- a CDS encoding CDP-glycerol glycerophosphotransferase family protein, with amino-acid sequence MDNYNAIVIDWVTLRNNVLNISGYVHINKSIVAVCNGKKFHPDSFNYPTRNNNIVSNFDFKIPINEDSRIVLEVDGELNNKIEFRNICHLSELSSYYVQGDKIVYFDGTFNVVSYSYVKMFKLEVKDLFRILFSHESFMLQSMFYRVLFLVLYPLMRNRKIWLIIDRKNMADDNAEHFFKYAINQNDGISKYFAICEESDDYARLSNQYGNILKYGSFKHKFYYSFAEKIISSQGSEFYLNPFRIGNPKLTAGISHTDFYFIQHGIIKDNMSTWLRKYDRNPKLIVTSNDLEYESLFDEGYFYDHEVIQILGLPRYDNLENDYLNKKQIIIMPSWRNYLNDRETFLNSEFFKRFNSLINNEKLIDYASDNNYDIIFKPHPEFNRFLDLFDKNYYVRFGYNRKYQDLFNDSSLLITDYSSVFFDFAYLKKPVIYYHYGIDYHYNSENGYFNYDTMGFGDVVESEDELVEKIIDYINKDCEMEEVYKKRVDDFFKFRDRNNSKRCYDWIYNH; translated from the coding sequence ATGGATAATTATAATGCGATTGTAATAGATTGGGTGACATTACGGAACAATGTTTTAAATATCTCAGGATATGTTCATATCAACAAATCAATTGTTGCAGTCTGTAATGGGAAAAAATTCCACCCAGATTCATTCAATTATCCAACCAGAAACAATAATATAGTTTCCAATTTCGATTTTAAAATCCCAATTAATGAGGACTCAAGAATTGTTCTGGAAGTTGACGGCGAGTTGAATAACAAGATAGAATTTAGAAATATTTGCCATCTGTCTGAGTTAAGCAGTTACTATGTCCAGGGAGATAAAATCGTATATTTTGACGGCACATTCAATGTAGTTAGCTATTCATATGTCAAAATGTTTAAACTGGAAGTTAAAGACTTATTTAGAATTTTATTCAGTCATGAGAGTTTCATGTTACAGTCCATGTTTTATAGGGTACTGTTTCTAGTTTTGTATCCTTTAATGAGAAACAGGAAAATATGGCTGATAATTGACAGAAAGAACATGGCTGATGACAATGCTGAGCACTTTTTTAAGTATGCAATCAATCAAAACGATGGAATAAGTAAGTATTTTGCAATTTGTGAAGAAAGTGACGATTATGCAAGGCTTTCAAATCAGTATGGCAATATTTTGAAATATGGATCATTTAAACATAAGTTCTATTACAGTTTTGCTGAAAAGATAATATCATCACAGGGTTCTGAATTCTATTTAAACCCTTTCCGCATTGGTAATCCAAAACTGACTGCTGGAATCTCTCATACTGATTTTTATTTCATCCAACATGGTATAATTAAGGATAATATGTCAACATGGCTTAGAAAATATGACAGAAATCCGAAATTGATTGTCACTTCAAATGACTTGGAGTATGAATCATTATTTGATGAGGGATATTTTTATGACCATGAAGTCATACAGATATTGGGGCTTCCAAGATATGATAACCTTGAAAATGATTACCTGAATAAAAAACAAATCATAATTATGCCTTCCTGGAGAAATTATTTAAATGATAGGGAAACATTTTTAAATTCAGAATTTTTCAAACGCTTTAACTCATTAATCAATAATGAAAAATTGATAGATTATGCATCAGATAACAATTATGATATAATATTCAAGCCTCATCCGGAATTTAACAGGTTCCTTGATCTGTTCGATAAGAATTATTATGTCAGATTCGGATACAATAGGAAATACCAGGATCTTTTCAATGATTCAAGCTTACTGATAACCGATTACTCAAGTGTCTTTTTCGATTTCGCTTATCTTAAAAAACCTGTGATATACTATCACTATGGCATTGATTATCACTACAATTCTGAAAACGGCTATTTTAATTATGATACAATGGGCTTCGGGGATGTTGTGGAAAGTGAAGATGAGCTTGTTGAAAAAATCATTGATTATATTAATAAGGATTGTGAAATGGAAGAAGTATATAAAAAGCGTGTAGATGATTTCTTTAAATTTAGGGACAGGAATAATTCTAAAAGGTGTTATGATTGGATTTACAATCATTAA
- a CDS encoding phosphocholine cytidylyltransferase family protein, whose protein sequence is MIGVILAAGMGTRLMPLTKDIPKALLEINGMTLLERMIRNCIGADISRFIVVVGYNRDRVIDLCPEIAEKYDIEIKTVVNEKYDVTNTSVSTYLASKEIEENPEDFILVNGDNVVDPKIIERLASTKHTGMIIDNFKQLNEESFKLIVKNKTLNDEKSIANGEIEAIGKQLDISSSSGEFIGVSKVISDDIADFNRILEEIIDDDCQNYYDFTYKELSKIKTIDFVLTNGLKWTEIDDHNDWENAQKLVGELEN, encoded by the coding sequence TTGATTGGTGTAATACTGGCTGCTGGAATGGGTACTAGGCTGATGCCCCTTACAAAGGACATTCCAAAGGCACTGCTTGAGATAAATGGAATGACCTTGCTTGAAAGGATGATTAGAAACTGCATAGGTGCAGACATCTCCAGATTCATTGTTGTTGTTGGATATAATAGGGACAGGGTCATTGATTTATGCCCTGAAATTGCAGAAAAATATGATATTGAAATTAAAACAGTAGTTAATGAAAAATATGATGTGACAAACACTTCTGTTTCAACTTATCTTGCAAGTAAAGAAATTGAGGAAAATCCGGAGGATTTCATATTGGTGAATGGGGATAATGTGGTTGACCCTAAAATAATTGAAAGATTGGCATCCACAAAACACACCGGAATGATTATAGACAACTTCAAACAGCTAAATGAAGAATCATTCAAACTGATTGTAAAAAATAAAACTCTTAATGATGAAAAAAGCATTGCTAACGGAGAAATTGAAGCTATTGGTAAACAACTGGATATTTCCTCTTCCAGTGGAGAATTCATCGGTGTTTCCAAGGTCATAAGTGATGATATTGCTGATTTCAACAGAATTTTAGAGGAAATAATCGACGATGACTGTCAAAATTATTATGATTTTACTTACAAGGAATTGAGCAAAATCAAAACAATCGATTTTGTTTTGACTAACGGATTGAAATGGACTGAAATTGATGACCATAACGATTGGGAAAATGCACAGAAACTTGTTGGCGAACTAGAAAATTGA
- a CDS encoding NAD(P)H-dependent glycerol-3-phosphate dehydrogenase has translation MRQVGIIGAGSLGTALAQTIAQNVDKVILQLRKENLKDSINNSNINSEYYPNVKLADNIVATTEFGDLKDCEVIFLSIPSSAFRQTLENLKEVISSDVILVTTAKGIEYPSLKSMGSIVEEYFNKDYVALSGPNFASEIVLNLPTISNIASKSKENARKVKEILSTDQFKVKIIDDVVGLEICGVIKNVNAIANGICEGMNVNENARYGVLTKGFEETISIIEMIGGNVSTASEYCGFGDLVLTSTSFESRNHTLGMLYGQRLIVDEKASGVVAEGKNSIMAIKDICDNNNVKSVIVNFVYDVIVKQVPPKIAFRTLWEDME, from the coding sequence ATGAGACAGGTTGGTATTATTGGAGCAGGGAGTTTAGGAACTGCCCTGGCTCAGACAATAGCTCAAAATGTTGATAAGGTCATTTTACAGTTAAGAAAAGAAAATTTAAAAGATTCTATAAATAATTCGAATATTAACAGCGAATATTATCCGAATGTTAAGTTGGCGGACAATATTGTTGCAACAACTGAATTCGGTGATTTGAAAGATTGTGAAGTAATATTTCTATCAATTCCTTCATCAGCTTTCAGACAAACTCTTGAAAACTTAAAAGAGGTAATTTCCAGCGATGTCATTCTGGTTACAACTGCAAAAGGTATTGAATATCCTTCCTTAAAATCCATGGGAAGCATTGTTGAGGAATATTTCAATAAGGATTATGTCGCTTTGTCAGGTCCGAATTTTGCTTCTGAAATTGTTTTAAATCTTCCAACAATATCAAATATTGCTTCTAAAAGTAAAGAGAATGCAAGAAAAGTTAAGGAAATATTATCGACAGATCAGTTTAAAGTTAAAATAATAGATGATGTGGTAGGTTTGGAGATTTGCGGAGTTATTAAAAATGTTAATGCGATAGCAAATGGTATATGTGAAGGGATGAATGTAAATGAAAATGCACGTTATGGTGTTTTAACTAAAGGGTTTGAGGAAACTATCAGCATTATTGAAATGATTGGAGGGAATGTATCAACTGCAAGTGAATACTGCGGATTTGGAGATTTGGTTTTAACTTCAACATCATTTGAAAGCAGAAATCATACTCTTGGAATGCTGTACGGTCAGAGATTGATTGTTGATGAAAAGGCAAGCGGAGTTGTTGCTGAAGGTAAAAATTCAATCATGGCCATTAAGGACATTTGTGATAATAACAATGTCAAAAGTGTAATAGTTAATTTTGTTTATGATGTTATTGTAAAACAGGTCCCTCCTAAAATTGCATTTAGGACTTTATGGGAAGATATGGAATAA
- a CDS encoding CDP-glycerol glycerophosphotransferase family protein → MSLIQKFRNIRECRDNSEIYDVYYKENLDDKLIYFESRNGLDFAGNIFRIIKELSNGNYGDFKINVFALNDVSSKIRQFQKNYNLKIDKIISNEKEASKILEKAKYIFTDSGIRPKYIKKDGQIFVNTWHGTPLKLMGKDNPGEITSIGHIQHSLLSADYLIYPNDYMMEKMMKSYMIDRIYPGEVLLEGYPRNSTFFVQSLLKDKFNLTDTEIFVYMPTFRGDVNDKKDADQKNDIEGFLSKIDLNLKDNQLLFVKLHPYNESQIDFTNYDKIKQFPVGFETYDVINMADCLITDYSSVFFDFANTLRKIIIFNYDEEDYLKDRGLYFPLSDLPYPKVSDIDELISELNLDKNYDDSQFVEEYCRYDNPDAAKRICEHIFKNNDSCITKDNFNEANNILVYAGSLTDDRIDEVAKLLKPDYNYYITFKQWDEYILKNHEHILEKIPGNVYFLPFRSNLTLTVNEKRDYNKYFKSDDGEFPQSLHNLYARTFDKQFKNLNFKAIVNLDMKGYDESFIFTHSDVKTILICDGIQSINNKSKDTLKRFDRIFVPDNELKSLLSEHIDDNKINLINEWDDIL, encoded by the coding sequence ATGTCATTGATTCAAAAATTTCGAAACATTAGGGAGTGTAGGGATAATTCAGAAATTTATGATGTTTATTATAAGGAAAATCTGGATGATAAACTAATATATTTTGAATCAAGAAACGGTTTGGATTTTGCGGGCAATATATTTCGCATAATCAAAGAGCTGTCAAACGGAAACTATGGTGATTTTAAAATTAATGTTTTTGCTTTAAATGATGTTTCCTCAAAAATCAGACAGTTTCAGAAAAATTATAACTTAAAGATTGACAAGATCATTTCCAATGAAAAAGAGGCTTCCAAGATTCTTGAAAAAGCCAAATATATTTTCACCGATTCCGGAATAAGGCCCAAATACATTAAAAAGGATGGTCAAATTTTTGTTAACACATGGCACGGAACTCCATTGAAATTGATGGGAAAGGATAATCCCGGCGAGATTACCTCAATCGGACATATTCAGCATTCTCTGCTTTCAGCAGATTATCTGATTTATCCCAATGATTATATGATGGAAAAGATGATGAAATCATATATGATTGACAGGATTTATCCTGGAGAGGTTTTACTTGAAGGTTATCCAAGAAACAGTACCTTTTTTGTACAATCTTTGCTAAAGGACAAATTTAATTTGACTGATACTGAGATTTTTGTATATATGCCCACTTTCAGAGGGGATGTGAATGATAAGAAGGATGCTGATCAAAAAAATGATATTGAAGGGTTTTTGTCTAAAATTGATTTAAATTTGAAGGATAATCAGTTGCTTTTTGTTAAATTGCATCCATACAATGAATCTCAGATTGATTTTACTAATTATGATAAAATTAAACAATTTCCAGTTGGTTTTGAGACTTATGATGTAATAAATATGGCTGATTGTTTAATTACAGATTATTCAAGTGTATTTTTTGATTTTGCAAATACTTTAAGAAAAATCATAATTTTCAACTATGATGAGGAAGATTATTTAAAAGACAGAGGTCTTTATTTCCCACTTTCGGATTTGCCTTATCCTAAGGTTTCAGACATTGATGAATTAATTTCAGAGCTGAATCTGGATAAGAATTATGATGATTCACAGTTTGTTGAGGAGTATTGCAGATATGACAATCCCGATGCTGCAAAAAGGATTTGCGAGCATATCTTTAAGAATAATGATTCATGCATTACAAAAGATAATTTCAATGAGGCCAATAACATTTTAGTTTATGCAGGCTCACTTACAGACGACAGGATTGATGAGGTTGCAAAATTACTCAAACCCGACTATAACTATTATATAACCTTCAAACAATGGGATGAATACATTTTAAAAAATCATGAGCATATTCTTGAAAAGATTCCGGGCAATGTTTATTTTTTACCTTTCAGGTCTAATCTGACTTTAACAGTAAATGAAAAAAGAGACTACAATAAGTATTTCAAGTCAGATGATGGTGAATTTCCGCAGTCTTTGCATAACCTATATGCACGAACATTTGATAAGCAATTTAAAAACCTAAATTTCAAGGCAATTGTCAATCTTGACATGAAAGGATATGACGAGTCATTTATTTTCACACATTCAGATGTGAAAACCATTCTCATATGTGATGGTATACAGAGTATAAATAATAAGTCAAAAGACACTTTAAAAAGATTTGACAGGATTTTTGTTCCAGACAATGAGTTAAAATCATTGCTGAGCGAACATATTGATGATAATAAGATTAATCTAATTAATGAATGGGATGATATATTATGA
- a CDS encoding universal stress protein: protein MYKKILLPTDGSTYADQEVERVEKLIAEDGEIIILSVAGRLTSSAFQSRRKVKKVNEKLKKDAQRYVNQMAEKFDDSLNVTKMVLTGFPAETIKEVTEKEGVDLIVISASGKSGLHRFVIGSVAEKVLKDSEIDVLLVHND from the coding sequence ATGTATAAAAAAATATTATTACCTACAGATGGTTCAACCTATGCAGATCAAGAAGTTGAAAGAGTGGAAAAACTAATTGCTGAAGATGGTGAAATAATTATTTTGTCTGTTGCTGGTAGATTAACATCAAGTGCATTCCAATCAAGAAGAAAAGTTAAAAAAGTCAACGAAAAGCTAAAAAAAGATGCACAAAGATATGTAAACCAAATGGCTGAAAAATTTGATGACAGTTTAAATGTTACTAAAATGGTTTTAACCGGTTTTCCAGCTGAAACAATCAAGGAAGTTACAGAAAAAGAGGGTGTTGATTTGATTGTAATTTCAGCGTCAGGAAAAAGCGGACTTCACAGATTTGTCATCGGAAGCGTTGCTGAAAAAGTACTTAAAGACAGTGAAATTGATGTGTTATTAGTCCATAATGATTAG